tctaccaatcaaccatagggccaaacagaaacacTAAAAGATGGTGTAAACAAATCCAGTAAAGACATTTGACAATTATATTAAAAAGGCAAACATCGAGAACAATCgcaaagcgctggtggcctagcggtaagagcgtgcgacttgcaatccggaggccgcgggttcaaacctcggctcgtaccaatgaatttttcggaacttatgtgcgaaatatcatttaatatttaccagccgcttttcggtgaaggaaaacaaaattaaatttactttcgAGATATAAGTGTTATAGCGTACATAGTGTCATTAGTTTAAGTAAGGTTTAGATTGATATACACCGTGctttcctgagcttaaattaataaatttctcAAAGAaatcggtattctaattaaccccattttggagataatcaatgatttatttttatctgataaggcccatACGAGCatatacacttaccttagggcctgtttacatattgattagtgttcagtATGAGTTTATACTTACATTTGTTACTAAACACAAGTACTATATCGAAcgaaaagcgaaaaaaaattaactatgccatttagtttgcTTAAATGTAAACCATAACCAAAAGTTAACGGAgcttaaaaaaacaccgtgtaatTAACAAAACCGTACGGTATACGGTGTACGGTCGTACACTTCGTACTTTATTTAGTACATTACTACTAAGGCCGGGAACTAGCAACTTGCCGGCCGAGTCTGATATAAAGGGATGAGTGAAGCGAAGCCATTTTATGAACACAACAAGGCCGGCAAATCCGATCCTGGCCGAGGTACCTATGTATAGCGCTTTTCTCAAAATATGCGTGGAAATATAACTAAAAGCGCGAGACGTGCGGGTAAGGTCAGTTTGCCGGTCTAGGTCGACAATTGTTACGTACATGTTGAAGATATTTATTTCCTAGCATGTTTGAGAAGACAAAGATTATCCTCTCCACTCATCTTCGCAAGCCAAAAGATACCGTTGATGCACTAACAAATGCATTTTCGACTGAAATTCATTTACCTTATGTATGTACCTCCGTCGCTCGTTGCACCTTCGCTCTCGCgaaaaatacgctacaaaagcTTTGAATACCAGACGTGATTGCTGTGCCCGGTAGCAAAAAGTGACGTAAATGTGGCGGAGTGTGACGTCAAGTTTCGCTCTTTTTCGTTCCTGTTGCTCATAGACTACTTCCTTTAGATTTCACATTATGAATCACCCACTTTTGGCGAgccaacaataaaacaaaacttgcTTATAGActctcaaaatattttaatcccCACACGCAGAAGTGCTAAAGAAAGTCTTGTCCgagtttcgtagtcacctagaaatccttatagtttcgccatgtccgtctgtccgtccgcggctttggtTCGTGATCAGTGCTAGTAGTGGtagaaagctgtaatttggcatggagatataaatcatgcatggcgacagaacggcaaaatgaaaactacaaaaagaaaataaggtACCTCCTATACAAagtgattattttttataggtGTTTCAAAACAAATAAGTGTCTTcaaaaaagaatttattatatcttcggaaataatcgctctgagaAAAAATGTGTGGCTCTCATTTTTGACTCATGGGTCcgataaaatatgaaaaaaatcgggaaacaAGAGCTTAACAAcctttaatgaaaactatagcgaacatgatcggtccagccgtatTTGAGTTACGAGTATAGCAAAAATATTCTCTTTTTAGTAAacagacgtacaaagcgctgcgaaggtactctcTTAATCCCTtgtgcttgtaatgtacatcatatttaaTAATAGCCCCCGATTGGCCTATTCTGCcggaatggtaactacgaaaccctacactgagcatggctcgacatgctcttgcccgattttttagggttccgttcccAAAGGGTagaacgggatcctattactaagactccgctgtccgtacgtccatccgtccttccgtccgttcgtccgtccgtcggtccgtctgtcaccaggctgtatctcatgaaccgtgatagctagacagttgaaattttcacagatgatgtatttctgttgccgctataacaacaaatacgaaaaagtacggaaccctcggtgggcgaatccgactcgcacttgtccggttttttatagtttagttaATAGCTTAATTACATAAATGATATACGATAAATTccaattaaatttgttttctagCTTCCAAGTGCCTTTCACAGAGtatacggacggacggacatttAAAACTATACGGGTTTCTTGTTTGCTTGCCTATCCCTAGTAAGCTTTATTATATACTCCATCTACAAAGTAAGTGATCTGTCATATTACACATGCAGAAGCTTTTGGTGCAAAAAGCAATGCTCCCAGACTCCCACTTAGGCAAAATGACGAAGGGAGTTATATTGTCAACGTTAGAGCCATACACCCGAAGTAGATTTAAAAATATCGCAACTGCTTGACTAATTTGTATATCATTCAGATTTTGTATTACCTAAGTAAGAAGACCGTCTATAAaggaagaccgtctacaagctctttcgtcgcttttaactTTGGCGTTCGTACATAATTATACTCCACTAGCAGGAGGTCGATAGAGCAGAAAGTGTGGAACTCTTCCTCTCTCACTGTATCTAAACTATGTACGTATATGAATACAGCTTTAAATTGTACATGCCGATCATCTTTACACTGACTTTATGGTATTTTACGGCGTAACACTTtaaattttcattgttttacCGTTTATCCGACGTTTCAGCCAGCTTGCACTAGCTGTGGTCACGGAAGACTCCAGACCTTTCCATTTCAAAGGCTTCCCATTTAATTCTCCCACTTGAGTTTGTCGGGTGCGAGTACTCGCTGCGGTCAAGGAAGACTCACCACAGGTCTTCCGTGACCACAGCTAGTGCAAGCTGGCTGAAACGTCGGATAAACGGTAAAACTATGAAAATTTAAAGTGTTACGCCGTAAAATACCATAAAGTCAGTGTAAAAACGTCGGAtgaaaggtaaaataatgaaattaatatcATTCGACCCGTTAATGATAATTTGTCAATGGCGTAAAGgtgaataaagtgtatttttagtttacttaattgacccaggtgatttgagctgggtgaacagagtcaactacaggatatttaaatatattttacgacGTTTCTATTATTCTTTATCTAGAAGAACAAACTGCCTCTTTGTAGGTTACATGACATTTGACTAACAAATGataacatataattaaaatcggacaagtgcgagtcggactcgcccacctaGGGTTccctactttttagtatttgttgttatagcggcaatagaaatacatcatctgtgaaattttcaactgtctagctatcacggttcatgagatacagcctggtgacagatgggcagaaagacagacagacaaatagacagacaggcagacggacagcggagtcttagtaatagggtcccgttttaccctttaggtacgcaaccctaaaaactgtcaataATTGGTGGGCCTTTTAatacaacaataaataatttaaattttaagaaaatatcTAAGCGTGAAGTAAATATgatatataaaacaaagttatcTCGATTGCAACGTCTTTTTCACATCCTGATCCAGAGTGACTgataaataggtaaagatcgctCTCGGCAGGCTAATGcacaatttttaacaaataaataaataaatcattaaataaaaaaaactgctttacATATTCACAATACAATCTGAAAGTAGTTTTTAGCAATTCAGTCTTAATTCTCAATACTTCGCGTTTGAATATTGCCCACAGGACTGGAAAATTAGTTTTTCGGCTACTTATTTCATAAGCTACATTACTCATCTACCTACAagaaaaactttaatttaccaATGAAAATAAAGTTCCATGAAAATCGTTCCAACGGTGTCAAGGTCCAATAATTCTAGAATACTGGCGTAATATATTGTTTCGTGTAGTGACACGAAACAATAGCTGCTGCTAAAAAAAGTCAAGATAAAATCGTACTTTCCAGGTACCGTGACGAAACTGAAGGTCGCCTGACCAATCGACCTTGGGTTTTTAGTTATTCATACTGATTCATTAACCATCGCATAAATATTACCAGTATAATGCCTGACCCTGAGAACTGTAATTACTAAGCTTAACCGAAGACCTCATTTATACCGGTCTTCCTGTAGCTAAGACCTTTGTGAGCAATGAGAATAAGTAACTTAGTCTCAAGGACAAACACTTTGAACTTTGTAAATGCAAATAGGGTTTTTAAGGAGACTAAATTACTATCTGAAGTGAACATTTTGGAGacagaaataaacaaataattcaCTTTAGCGCTCAAGTGCAAAGGTGAGAACTTAACGAAGTTTGTGTACCTAATATCGGTTTAAGTAAATTATCAATGTTAAATGTGTAGCCAATTAACATGTTATTATGAGAATGTACACTCCTGGCCAAAAGTATagaaacaagcttatattttaatagaaaagtgtgattttttaagcgatataatatatactactcattagaaacaaactggtaaatataatagaagaacattttaaaagtaaattactcaaGTTGTGGCTATATTTGccagttcaacatttttcaaagcaATTAAAAGGGTGTACTGAATTATGTTCTTtttcgtaatttatttttttgtttttcacagtgttttaggatgttttgatatttagcgagtatttttaacgtttggtggttgcttaatgtaaattttaggttacaattaattataatacgaagacagaaacatgagatattaaagaaaacaaccttgtttccatacttttggccttgggtGTACATATATGAACTGAATTGAGATTAAATAAAACGAGtccaaattatttttcatattaatcATTTCTAGCAATTACttagacatacataaataagttcTGCTTTTTAACATGTCGTAGCAATAATATTTATcagtaaataaactaaacatttAATGGTTAATAgactttataaaaataacgCGTTGATTTTTGGAGAAATAATCTAAATTACTACTGCTAAGATACTAATACTGTTATAATGTGAACCGTAAGCAAGCTTTGGAAAAGTCTCCTGGTGAATATTGAGGTGGATCCCGAATCATCTACTGGTTCCTTACAACACTTTGTACCGATCTCAACAACTTTTGGATAAAAGTCAGTCCAAAATTCGAAAGCTTTATAGTTAATCGTTTCTGGGGTACTCATCGTAAAATTATTCCTGTCTATTATCAAATACCCTGGCCTTTCCATTTCAAAAGCTTCCCATTCAATTCTGACACTTGAGTTTGTCGGGTGCGAGTACCAAACAAAGTTAGACCACATTTTCATAATTATCTCTGAGATACTTTTATCTCTTTTATCCCATTTGTTCAAATCCTTAGGCTGAGCTAAATGTGGTAAACCGAAAGTGAAAATTAAATCGAAGTTGTGTGGTACTGAAATCCAGTCCGGGATGCCTTCGTTGGCCATATCAGAGAAGGGTTTTAGATCGAATCTGTAGAGATAGACTGGCGCATGTTTGCTCAGATGTTTGGCTAACTCATAAGTCGTAGCCCCGTGTActttatcagtataaaagtccAAGAACAGTTTTCTCAGTATTGTTTCATTCGACGTCGGTGGGATGggcttgtaaaaaaaagaaactgcgTCTTGAATATGATGCTGATTAGTGAAACATGAGGTATTGTCTACTGTTATATCAGCTAGAATTATCTCTTCTCTCATTGCATCGAACTCTTTTTGACTGATACCAGTATCGTCACTATCCTTAGCAAGCAAAAGTGcatcttccatattagtgtaaCCGGTCAATACTGGTACTGGACTAAAGATTTCATCTTTAAATAATTTGCTTGGCAGGTCAGGCAGAAATGGTGTTGTGACATTGCTAAATCCTAAATCTACAATTGGTTTCCATTCCGTCAAATATTCTCCCTCTTGTAAGAGCGCTTGAAATGGCACCCTTCGAAGGCAACCTAGTAGTTGGTAGGACGGTTTTCGGAAACAACTAAAGGCCGTAGCAACTTTATCAACAGTTATAACTTCTCTTCGAGGCGTGTTTACTGTGTCGGGTGACAAGACATTTCCGCTCATTGCTATAGCTTTTTGGAACAGTCCCGATGAGTAAGATGAGATCAAGTGCAGTCCAACGCTTACAGCTCCAGCGTCGTGTCCAAAAATGCAAACATTTTCAGGGTCACCACCGAATGCTGCGATGTTGTTTTTCACCCAATTCAAAGCAGCAACTTGGTCTAATATGCCGTAGTTCCCAGTAGCCTCTTGGTCTAATGTCGAAAAAAATCCGAAAATGTTCAATCGATAGGCTACTGAGACAAAAATTACCTGAAATGAAGTAATTCCTTTTTTAAGTACCAATTGGTTTCTTTAAagtaatgtcaaaataaaataatacacatGTCCTTACTTTTTGTGATAAGACCAGTTGAAATGGGTTTAAATCGTTGGGGCTGCCTCTCATGAAATTGCCGCCATGAAACCACACCATCGTAGGATAGCCTTCTATTTTGAAACCTGAAACAAAAACGTAGATTTGATCAAATCCAATTATATTTCCAGCATGCTTAGCACTATGCCCAATTAGGGGCTAAATTTTCACAAgcttttgatacaagcttttatttaacttgcaatgattgtatgtatgtatgatcggatcaaatcttgcaagctaaattagaatcatttttcattattcgattgagctgatacttcacatacatacatacaatacaattttatggtaccatcgggctgatctgatgatggacacaggaggtggccataataactctgtgataaaacaacgcaacttgaTTGTGTTTgcgtttgttagaattgtcccgatgagtattaattgcctgttgaaaaaaaagtacaatcagcgataaaaCACAAcagccacaagctgccctgcgttgactaaTTGCACTGGAAAAACCACCGGGCGATGAGTTCTTCACAGCCGatgattattattacaaaaaattgtTGAGTTTGTATAGATTTTTACTTGAATTCTATGTTTAGTGAAATATATATTGCGTATCCGACGTCGTCCtatcatttaataatattataattactataaaCTACTATAGAGTATCCGTTACTAATgacttaatttatatgtatgtatgtagctTATATCTCAAAAATCGTTCCCGTAATTAGCAAATGACACATGCCTGAAATGGCGACTAAAACTTCGCCAGGAAGTTTTAACGTCAAATTAATCATTCCAACATTTCCAACTCCGTCACAGGCCTACACGTCATATTTAGGTCACAAGTGGGATTAAGGCCAGCAAAGTGGTTTATAACGAAGGGTTAAGTAAATTGGCACGGAATACTTGCATTAACGACTTGAGCCCTGAAGCCTATTTGCTGGCGTTGTGGTTCTAAGAACGTTACGTTATTATTGACCAAGTCATTAGGTCACTCGGTCAGTTTTTGCATAATTTTTATGACGCTTTATTTACAAGTAATGCTTACTTGGCGTAAATTTGCAAATTATTACTAAAAAGGTCTGGATATATGAAAATGCCTACAAAGTGTTATATTAAAAAAGGGCGAAGCTCGGTCGTTTAGTGACACAAGGCTGGAAATTCCCATTTCGGCATACGTTTTTATAAGTAAAGctttgttaaatttaatttacacacACTTCGCACTTAATTTATGCTTTGGTAACATTTACGGCATTGCAACCGAATGCTTACAAGGTGTCTTCGTTGGTATTGTAGGAATGATCCTACTTTGGTAGACATTTGCGATTTTCAAAATCATTTCAGTCCTCAATGCAGTACTGTTTATGTtgccttttgtaataatattaccTACTATACTAACAATTATTCCTACTAACAATCCAGCCATAATGTATTCTTCATACTGGGAAAATTCGTTTTTActcataacaaaattattttataacaattaggTAGGCACACATTGTTAATTCCTATCATCATTAGAAGAATAATTGATTAAATTACCGGTGGGCAGAAAAATGCTGAGTTCAATTCCAATACCTTCCCTAATGATTGTTTGATATTGATTGAATTAATATTGAGCCAGCAATTTTTCTCGCCGTTCTTAAAATATTATGCAAAGGTGCTTACATATATAGTATTCTAGGGAATTCTACAATTATTGTGTCTTTGTACTTACTTGCagcaaaaaatacaaatcacAGGGTAGTGCGGTaggcgaacaccgaagttcaaattgcgggcatcttcctttgtcactctaattacgccttaattggagtaaaagagaaagatgcccgcaatatTATTATGACCAAAATGTGAACGCggatttaattttttgaaaatgaCTTTATCTAAATGTCGACTGTTCGCTGTTTACGCACTCCATGAATGTTTTCCGCGTTGCGTTAATATTACGCGctcctaataataaaaaaaccgtttATTAGAAACAATTCAATAGCATATGCGCCTTGCTCTGCCGGCCAGAGATCCATTGAAACtaattaaagcctgaccagcaatatatgatcattgtcaagacgGCGCCATTtttcacatttatttatatggaaAAGTTCTAGTTCCACTATATGTCAAAGCCTCCATGACAAGGTTCGTGATCCACTATACGTCCGCCTGTCGCATTTGAGAACAATTTTCACGCGTATTGATTCCTAATCCATCGATTTGTCAACATTACGGAGTGCTCGTGTTATCGGCTAAAGGGTAAACCGATCGTTTTCCATCGTGATGAATCGTCCGGGTGGTTGGTTGCAAGAAGACCGTGTATCTAATGTTGGGTATGGTTTACCAGTGTCGTCGTATTATTCATTggaaataaaaaagttacataTCCAGACATGACATAATCTACAACTGAAAACAATGTGAGGATTTGTTGAGATAAAGAAGAACCTAGTAGAATGAAATTGTGGTCGCATTACATTTAAGTTAAAAGTACGACCGAATTCTGTTACCTCTTATTACCCATAATTATTCGTAATCGATTGATAGCAATGATAACTTTTACTATCTGGAGAGGCACTTATAAAAGCAGAAGGTTCACTgcataacaaaattatttaataactttttagttacccccaaaaaTCCTATGActctcccgtgatcaagacgaacctaacgatacctcatacatcaaaatccatcaagccgtttaggctacaggagaccacaaagaaacagacatacatacactcgaaaaacattaccctcctccctttggcagtcgggtaaaaataccTCTCTCTGTCTGGGTGTGTGTTCGAACGTGCCCAAACGTTGCTGATTGACATATGACATATTATATGTTTTTGCAACCATCTGCGATTCAGTGTTTACTTGCTTTTGGCCTTGGGTGTATGTACacccaaggccaaaagtatggaaacaaggttgttttttttaatatctcaaGTTTCTGTCTTTGTTTAAAATAaccacaaaaggttaaaaatacttgctaaatatcaaaacatcctaaaatattgacaaaaacatttaaaaaaaaataggaaaaagtaacataattataccCTCTTAATTGCTTTTAAATTGTTCTTCTATTTACCATTTTGTTCCTAGTGAGTAGTATATATAACATCGCttaaaaaaatcacacttttctattaaaatataagcttgtttctATACTTTTGTCCGGGAGTGTATTTCTATGCGACACCAGATCTGGTGCAGATCGCGTGGTACGAACGAAGTGACATATTACGCCTGATATCGCTCGATGAAAAACCAAACATCGTGACTCGTGAGTGTTGTATCTCAACCGGGTCAACCGGGTGATCTGATCCTTTAGATCCTTAGTGTGAAAAAggttcaagttgataaacaagataCTTAAGTTTTAAGTGTATTCTTAAAGCAGTGGCAGCATACAGGAGTATGCTTACTTTTATCATATTGCTAACCAGTAGGTTAGCACTATGTTAAAAGTAAGATTTTATCTActttattttgcaaataaacaaagaaaatagaaaGAATGCAGTCTAAGCTTTGAGCACAAAGTTTATCAATACGGTTTTACAACTCTCGGCCTTTGTATTCAAAGCAATGCttctaatattaatattttcctAGATGCTGAAACTTATTTCTACTTATTTcctttgaaaaatatttacgcAAAGTCGATAAAcattaataagtacctatatgtatataagaaAAAGTATTGGAGtactttgtatattttttttataaatattataatgaagaATAGAAACGTATCGAAAATTACACACTGttcattttatgttatttaattttattcataagtATTTAAAATCATTTGTCTAGTCATGACATGATAAACTGTACCAAATAATCCGACGCCTTTAAAATTAAGGCTTTTATTTTTCGACCTTAATATTGTACCATGACCTTAAGGAAGAGTGGGATTGAATCAAATCAACCTAATTTAGACGTAATTCTTATTTGCGTCATCATTTTCACCACTTGTCCAAGATACAAAAAATAGAAATCAATTTATAAATGTTCGAATCACTGTCCAATTCCATGCATAAAAGGGAGAACCAAAAGTCAAGGTGGGTCTGAGAGAATGGTAAAACCAAAATCGTCTCTGCAAGATATTCATTGTCActctttattaaaattaaagaaagtTGGAACGCCAAATGAGAAATATCGGAAAATTAAATTTCGCTCCAGGAATATTTCATCCTGACAGCAAAACGAATTACCGATCCTCTAGTAACGATAAATTCCACAGTACTTTGTAGCTAAAGTTATCGTTTACGGCAATCATTGCAATAATTTCTTTGaataacttttatttaggtaggtacataatttaaataaattggtTAATTAGCAACAGATAGCGTGCAGGagtttatcattatttttaatatcgaTAGTGTATGTTCAAGTTCAAAATTTGACTGGTTACTTTTTACGaacatgttttattatattactttaattatgttgtttttgacaaatttggtttgttggtacagtCCGCGACAATAGTATAACCCACCCCCCTATTTTTTTCATATCTACtgtaaaactaaatataagtaaatatattactaACGCGTCAGCATTATTCACTTAATTCTAGTATTATGGTATGTATATAGTTACGATCCGATGCTACTTTGTTACGCAGCGGAGAGATTCTTTGTTTCATAGCGCGACAAAAGTATAACCCATTCGTCTTATTGACTCAAGCAGCTCAGTGCACTGGACATGTCAGTTCATGTTTATACTTATTTTGTGTAACTTGTgagtttttacgtataaataatTTGCttgagtgattttttttttatttttttaatctaaatGCCACGGGGAAAACACTTAAACGAAACTGAAAttgctataattaaaaaattgcaTTCTGAAAATTATTCAAAGGccaaaaattgcaaaaaatcaTTAACAGAGTCATCGTGTTgtgcaaaattatttaaaaaatcctgaAAATTATGGTAAGAAAAATCGGACAGGTCGACCTAGAGCAACTACACCAAGAGAAAGAAGGTCAATCCTAAGAGTTGCGTCCAATTCTACGCTTACCGCGAGACAAATTGCAGTGCGGGCTGGTGTTAACACTAATTTAAGAAATGTTCAACGTATTATACGTGAGTGTGAACATTTAAAACGTAAGAAATTACGAAAAAAACCGCCATTGTCTGATAAacataaattacttatattacaatTTGCAAAAGATCATGTTCAATGGAAAAAAAAGTGGcgaaaagttattttttctgacgaaaaaaagtttaatttagatGGACCTGATGGTTTTAATTACTATTTTCACGATTTAAGAAAAGATAATTTTATATTGAGCCGTCGGCAAGCCGGAGATGGTAGTGTAATAAATGATATGGTCTGGTATTGGATAGGTATTCAGGTAAAATCAGGGATATAAAGTTCTGTTCtggaaaaataaatagtaaacgaTATATAGAAGTGATAAATGAACAGGTTACGTCTCATGCAATGCGAATTGATGgtcctaattttatttttcaacatgATAATGCCAGCATTCATCGAGCAAAGATAGTAAAAGACTAccttactaaaaaaatattcaagttcTTGAATGGCCAGCGTATTCCCCTGACttgaatataattgaaaattgttGGGAACATTTATCACGAGCTGTTTATCGTGGATCAAGACAATTAACTTCTGCTGAAGAGTTAAAGAAAGTGATAATTGACGAGTGGCGAAATATAAATCAAGACATaatcaaaaaattatatgataGTTTACCAGATCGAATGATCGAGGTGATAAGTAAAAGTGGTGGATCtactaaatattaaattatatgaatGATTATTGATTGTTGTATGTTTCTAAATTTTTTATCTAAATTTCATTACCTGGGTTATACTTTTGTCGCACCGCAAAACCCACAATCATTTATATTTGGTTAATTATgtattcaataaataatgtattgatAGTATTAAAAACTTACTAACGCCTAAATTTAGTGTATTAGTAATGTATCAATATAACTATAATTCTTTATCAGATATGGAAAAATTAGGGGGATGGGTTATACTTTTGTCGCGGAGTGTAAAAAATAGCCAAGTCACATCTTGAACTGAAATAATGTACATCCCAAGT
This Cydia pomonella isolate Wapato2018A chromosome 16, ilCydPomo1, whole genome shotgun sequence DNA region includes the following protein-coding sequences:
- the LOC133526632 gene encoding fatty acyl-CoA hydrolase precursor, medium chain, with translation MICVALLLLSINLVFSAREPKQITLVNQGTISGIYMTRFRTKRIAAYLGIPYAQPPIESRRFQAPDFTILPAWDDVRNATTFAPDCMQSDPKEEEGDVQRVQLSKHDKLFATLLEDQLEEPRKKEFSEDCLYLNVYVPDGFKIEGYPTMVWFHGGNFMRGSPNDLNPFQLVLSQKVIFVSVAYRLNIFGFFSTLDQEATGNYGILDQVAALNWVKNNIAAFGGDPENVCIFGHDAGAVSVGLHLISSYSSGLFQKAIAMSGNVLSPDTVNTPRREVITVDKVATAFSCFRKPSYQLLGCLRRVPFQALLQEGEYLTEWKPIVDLGFSNVTTPFLPDLPSKLFKDEIFSPVPVLTGYTNMEDALLLAKDSDDTGISQKEFDAMREEIILADITVDNTSCFTNQHHIQDAVSFFYKPIPPTSNETILRKLFLDFYTDKVHGATTYELAKHLSKHAPVYLYRFDLKPFSDMANEGIPDWISVPHNFDLIFTFGLPHLAQPKDLNKWDKRDKSISEIIMKMWSNFVWYSHPTNSSVRIEWEAFEMERPGYLIIDRNNFTMSTPETINYKAFEFWTDFYPKVVEIGTKCCKEPVDDSGSTSIFTRRLFQSLLTVHIITVLVSYQLALAVVTEDLCLDTVREEEFHTFCSIDLLLVEYNYIMLTFHVVIVTAMLALVQCQRGSFAGKRPIGYPELLNKTTTTVDPLGNRFGEGDSTTERLPVEANGDRDLVDRISKFPIDKQPFWYLNWKALEEQRKNPQTFAQRPSQFAEIPNFNTGTQNSNAGTLNSRFGTNSNSGTLNSNPRTLNSSVGPNANTRPLNSNFGTHSNTGTANGATNSNIGLQNSSFPSLVHSVSAFDTNSDDDLNLTHAAKGRHTHQQQQGHTWRGAHL